The proteins below come from a single Cervus elaphus chromosome 4, mCerEla1.1, whole genome shotgun sequence genomic window:
- the COG8 gene encoding conserved oligomeric Golgi complex subunit 8 isoform X2, with the protein MAATATIPSSTTASATTTATAAALGEVEDEGLLASLFRDRFPEAQWRERPDVGRYLRELSGSGLERLRREPERLAEERAQLLQQTRDLAFANYKTFIRGAECTERIHRLFGDVEESLGRLLDRLPSFQQSCRNFVKEAEEISSNRRMNTLTLNRHTEILEILEIPQLMDTCVRNSYYEEALELAAYVRRLERKYSSIPVIQGIVNEVRQSMQLMLSQLIQQLRTNIQLPACLRVIGFLRQMDVFTEAELRVKFLQARDAWLRSILTAIPNDDPYFHITKTIEACRVHLFDIITQYRAIFSDEDPLLPPAMGEHMVNESAIFHGWVLQKVSQFLQVLETDLNRGIGSRLDSLLGQCMYFGLSFSRVGADFRGQLAPVFQQVAIGTFQKAIQEAVEKFQDEMNSYTLISTPAVLGSSTLPAAAPVTQPGTLQPPMVLLDFPPLACFLNNILVAFNDLRLCCPVALAQDVTRALEDALDKVTKVILAFHRAEEAAFSSGEQELFVQFCTVFLEDLVPYLNRCLQVLFPPAQITQTLGIPPTQLSKYGNLGHVNVSVVQEPLAFILPKREPVFCLDKELVPELPAPAPALPPEAPRLDPRGEQVAWQASGWAARIIQHEMDHLQGCLFIDKMDSKTFTNIHWMEVND; encoded by the exons ATGGCGGCAACGGCGACGATTCCATCTTCAACTACGGCCTCGGCCACGACGACAGCCACTGCGGCTGCTCTCGGGGAGGTGGAGGATGAAGGGCTCCTGGCGTCGCTGTTCCGGGACCGCTTTCCGGAGGCCCAGTGGCGGGAGCGGCCTGACGTGGGACGCTATCTCAGAGAGTTGAGTGGCTCAGGACTGGAGCGGCTGCGGCGGGAGCCCGAGCGCCTGGCCGAGGAGCGAGCGCAGCTGCTGCAGCAGACGCGCGACTTGGCCTTCGCCAACTACAAGACCTTCATCCGCGGCGCCGAGTGCACCGAGCGCATCCACCGTCTCTTTGGGGATGTGGAGGAGTCGCTCGGCCGCCTGCTCGACCGCTTGCCCAGCTTCCAACAGAGCTGCAG GAATTTTGTGAAAGAGGCTGAGGAGATCAGTTCCAATCGCCGGATGAACACCCTGACTCTAAACCGGCACACGGAAATCCTGGAGATCCTGGAGATCCCTCAGCTCATGGACACCTGTGTCCGGAACAGCTATTATGAAGAGGCCCTGGAGCTGGCAGCCTACGTACGCCGACTAGAAAGGAAATACTCCTCCATCCCTGTCATCCAG GGCATTGTGAATGAAGTGCGCCAGTCCATGCAGCTGATGCTGAGCCAGCTGATCCAACAACTGAGGACCAACATCCAGCTCCCTGCCTGCCTCCGTGTCATTGGCTTTCTACGGCAAATGGATGTCTTCACTGAGGCTGAGCTGAGGGTCAAGTTTCTTCAGGCCCGAGATGCTTGGCTCCGTTCCATCCTGACTGCCATCCCCAATGATGATCCCTATTTCCACATCACAAAAACTATCGAGGCCTGCCGTGTCCATCTGTTCGATATTATCACCCAGTACCGTGCCATCTTCTCAGACGAGGaccctctgctgcctcctgccATGGGTGAGCACATGGTGAATGAGAGTGCCATCTTCCACGGCTGGGTGCTGCAGAAAGTCTCACAGTTCCTGCAGGTGCTGGAGACCGACCTTAACCGAGGGATTGGCAGCCGTCTGGACTCTCTGCTGGGCCAGTGCATGTACTTTGGGCTGTCCTTCAGTCGAGTAGGGGCTGATTTCCGGGGTCAGTTGGCACCTGTTTTCCAGCAGGTGGCTATCGGCACTTTCCAGAAAGCAATTCAGGAGGCCGTTGAGAAGTTCCAGGATGAAATGAACTCTTATACCCTCATCTCGACTCCAGCCGTCCTGGGCAGCAGTACCCTGCCGGCTGCTGCTCCAGTCACTCAGCCAGGGACCCTGCAGCCGCCCATGGTGCTCTTAGATTTCCCGCCCCTTGCCTGCTTCCTCAACAACATTCTGGTCGCCTTCAATGATCTACGCCTCTGCTGCCCTGTGGCCCTGGCGCAGGATGTGACCAGGGCCCTGGAGGACGCCCTTGACAAG GTAACTAAAGTAATCCTGGCCTTCCATCGTGCAGAAGAGGCTGCCTTCAGCAGTGGGGAGCAAGAGCTCTTTGTCCAGTTCTGCACTGTCTTCCTGGAAGACCTTGTTCCTTATTTAAATCGCTGTCTCCAAGTCCTCTTTCCTCCAGCTCAGATCACACAGACCTTAG GCATTCCACCCACTCAGCTCTCCAAGTACGGAAACCTGGGGCACGTGAACGTCAGCGTCGTCCAGGAGCCTCTGGCCTTTATCCTGCCCAAGAGAGAGCCGGTCTTCTGTCTGGACAAGGAGCTAGTCCCGGAGCTCCCGGCTCCAGCGCCAGCACTGCCCCCCGAGGCGCCGA GGTTGGACCCTAGAGGAGAGCAGGTGGCGTGGCAGGCAAGTGGGTGGGCAGCCCGCATCATCCAGCACGAGATGGACCACTTGCAGGGCTGCCTGTTCATTGACAAAATGGACAGCAAGACGTTTACAAACATCCACTGGATGGAGGTGAATGACTAA
- the COG8 gene encoding conserved oligomeric Golgi complex subunit 8 isoform X3, which translates to MAATATIPSSTTASATTTATAAALGEVEDEGLLASLFRDRFPEAQWRERPDVGRYLRELSGSGLERLRREPERLAEERAQLLQQTRDLAFANYKTFIRGAECTERIHRLFGDVEESLGRLLDRLPSFQQSCRNFVKEAEEISSNRRMNTLTLNRHTEILEILEIPQLMDTCVRNSYYEEALELAAYVRRLERKYSSIPVIQGIVNEVRQSMQLMLSQLIQQLRTNIQLPACLRVIGFLRQMDVFTEAELRVKFLQARDAWLRSILTAIPNDDPYFHITKTIEACRVHLFDIITQYRAIFSDEDPLLPPAMGEHMVNESAIFHGWVLQKVSQFLQVLETDLNRGIGSRLDSLLGQCMYFGLSFSRVGADFRGQLAPVFQQVAIGTFQKAIQEAVEKFQDEMNSYTLISTPAVLGSSTLPAAAPVTQPGTLQPPMVLLDFPPLACFLNNILVAFNDLRLCCPVALAQDVTRALEDALDKGWTLEESRWRGRQVGGQPASSSTRWTTCRAACSLTKWTARRLQTSTGWR; encoded by the exons ATGGCGGCAACGGCGACGATTCCATCTTCAACTACGGCCTCGGCCACGACGACAGCCACTGCGGCTGCTCTCGGGGAGGTGGAGGATGAAGGGCTCCTGGCGTCGCTGTTCCGGGACCGCTTTCCGGAGGCCCAGTGGCGGGAGCGGCCTGACGTGGGACGCTATCTCAGAGAGTTGAGTGGCTCAGGACTGGAGCGGCTGCGGCGGGAGCCCGAGCGCCTGGCCGAGGAGCGAGCGCAGCTGCTGCAGCAGACGCGCGACTTGGCCTTCGCCAACTACAAGACCTTCATCCGCGGCGCCGAGTGCACCGAGCGCATCCACCGTCTCTTTGGGGATGTGGAGGAGTCGCTCGGCCGCCTGCTCGACCGCTTGCCCAGCTTCCAACAGAGCTGCAG GAATTTTGTGAAAGAGGCTGAGGAGATCAGTTCCAATCGCCGGATGAACACCCTGACTCTAAACCGGCACACGGAAATCCTGGAGATCCTGGAGATCCCTCAGCTCATGGACACCTGTGTCCGGAACAGCTATTATGAAGAGGCCCTGGAGCTGGCAGCCTACGTACGCCGACTAGAAAGGAAATACTCCTCCATCCCTGTCATCCAG GGCATTGTGAATGAAGTGCGCCAGTCCATGCAGCTGATGCTGAGCCAGCTGATCCAACAACTGAGGACCAACATCCAGCTCCCTGCCTGCCTCCGTGTCATTGGCTTTCTACGGCAAATGGATGTCTTCACTGAGGCTGAGCTGAGGGTCAAGTTTCTTCAGGCCCGAGATGCTTGGCTCCGTTCCATCCTGACTGCCATCCCCAATGATGATCCCTATTTCCACATCACAAAAACTATCGAGGCCTGCCGTGTCCATCTGTTCGATATTATCACCCAGTACCGTGCCATCTTCTCAGACGAGGaccctctgctgcctcctgccATGGGTGAGCACATGGTGAATGAGAGTGCCATCTTCCACGGCTGGGTGCTGCAGAAAGTCTCACAGTTCCTGCAGGTGCTGGAGACCGACCTTAACCGAGGGATTGGCAGCCGTCTGGACTCTCTGCTGGGCCAGTGCATGTACTTTGGGCTGTCCTTCAGTCGAGTAGGGGCTGATTTCCGGGGTCAGTTGGCACCTGTTTTCCAGCAGGTGGCTATCGGCACTTTCCAGAAAGCAATTCAGGAGGCCGTTGAGAAGTTCCAGGATGAAATGAACTCTTATACCCTCATCTCGACTCCAGCCGTCCTGGGCAGCAGTACCCTGCCGGCTGCTGCTCCAGTCACTCAGCCAGGGACCCTGCAGCCGCCCATGGTGCTCTTAGATTTCCCGCCCCTTGCCTGCTTCCTCAACAACATTCTGGTCGCCTTCAATGATCTACGCCTCTGCTGCCCTGTGGCCCTGGCGCAGGATGTGACCAGGGCCCTGGAGGACGCCCTTGACAAG GGTTGGACCCTAGAGGAGAGCAGGTGGCGTGGCAGGCAAGTGGGTGGGCAGCCCGCATCATCCAGCACGAGATGGACCACTTGCAGGGCTGCCTGTTCATTGACAAAATGGACAGCAAGACGTTTACAAACATCCACTGGATGGAGGTGA
- the COG8 gene encoding conserved oligomeric Golgi complex subunit 8 isoform X1: protein MAATATIPSSTTASATTTATAAALGEVEDEGLLASLFRDRFPEAQWRERPDVGRYLRELSGSGLERLRREPERLAEERAQLLQQTRDLAFANYKTFIRGAECTERIHRLFGDVEESLGRLLDRLPSFQQSCRNFVKEAEEISSNRRMNTLTLNRHTEILEILEIPQLMDTCVRNSYYEEALELAAYVRRLERKYSSIPVIQGIVNEVRQSMQLMLSQLIQQLRTNIQLPACLRVIGFLRQMDVFTEAELRVKFLQARDAWLRSILTAIPNDDPYFHITKTIEACRVHLFDIITQYRAIFSDEDPLLPPAMGEHMVNESAIFHGWVLQKVSQFLQVLETDLNRGIGSRLDSLLGQCMYFGLSFSRVGADFRGQLAPVFQQVAIGTFQKAIQEAVEKFQDEMNSYTLISTPAVLGSSTLPAAAPVTQPGTLQPPMVLLDFPPLACFLNNILVAFNDLRLCCPVALAQDVTRALEDALDKVTKVILAFHRAEEAAFSSGEQELFVQFCTVFLEDLVPYLNRCLQVLFPPAQITQTLGIPPTQLSKYGNLGHVNVSVVQEPLAFILPKREPVFCLDKELVPELPAPAPALPPEAPSPEPVSPAVPDAGQEEVESAGPPQPDEPSAGI, encoded by the exons ATGGCGGCAACGGCGACGATTCCATCTTCAACTACGGCCTCGGCCACGACGACAGCCACTGCGGCTGCTCTCGGGGAGGTGGAGGATGAAGGGCTCCTGGCGTCGCTGTTCCGGGACCGCTTTCCGGAGGCCCAGTGGCGGGAGCGGCCTGACGTGGGACGCTATCTCAGAGAGTTGAGTGGCTCAGGACTGGAGCGGCTGCGGCGGGAGCCCGAGCGCCTGGCCGAGGAGCGAGCGCAGCTGCTGCAGCAGACGCGCGACTTGGCCTTCGCCAACTACAAGACCTTCATCCGCGGCGCCGAGTGCACCGAGCGCATCCACCGTCTCTTTGGGGATGTGGAGGAGTCGCTCGGCCGCCTGCTCGACCGCTTGCCCAGCTTCCAACAGAGCTGCAG GAATTTTGTGAAAGAGGCTGAGGAGATCAGTTCCAATCGCCGGATGAACACCCTGACTCTAAACCGGCACACGGAAATCCTGGAGATCCTGGAGATCCCTCAGCTCATGGACACCTGTGTCCGGAACAGCTATTATGAAGAGGCCCTGGAGCTGGCAGCCTACGTACGCCGACTAGAAAGGAAATACTCCTCCATCCCTGTCATCCAG GGCATTGTGAATGAAGTGCGCCAGTCCATGCAGCTGATGCTGAGCCAGCTGATCCAACAACTGAGGACCAACATCCAGCTCCCTGCCTGCCTCCGTGTCATTGGCTTTCTACGGCAAATGGATGTCTTCACTGAGGCTGAGCTGAGGGTCAAGTTTCTTCAGGCCCGAGATGCTTGGCTCCGTTCCATCCTGACTGCCATCCCCAATGATGATCCCTATTTCCACATCACAAAAACTATCGAGGCCTGCCGTGTCCATCTGTTCGATATTATCACCCAGTACCGTGCCATCTTCTCAGACGAGGaccctctgctgcctcctgccATGGGTGAGCACATGGTGAATGAGAGTGCCATCTTCCACGGCTGGGTGCTGCAGAAAGTCTCACAGTTCCTGCAGGTGCTGGAGACCGACCTTAACCGAGGGATTGGCAGCCGTCTGGACTCTCTGCTGGGCCAGTGCATGTACTTTGGGCTGTCCTTCAGTCGAGTAGGGGCTGATTTCCGGGGTCAGTTGGCACCTGTTTTCCAGCAGGTGGCTATCGGCACTTTCCAGAAAGCAATTCAGGAGGCCGTTGAGAAGTTCCAGGATGAAATGAACTCTTATACCCTCATCTCGACTCCAGCCGTCCTGGGCAGCAGTACCCTGCCGGCTGCTGCTCCAGTCACTCAGCCAGGGACCCTGCAGCCGCCCATGGTGCTCTTAGATTTCCCGCCCCTTGCCTGCTTCCTCAACAACATTCTGGTCGCCTTCAATGATCTACGCCTCTGCTGCCCTGTGGCCCTGGCGCAGGATGTGACCAGGGCCCTGGAGGACGCCCTTGACAAG GTAACTAAAGTAATCCTGGCCTTCCATCGTGCAGAAGAGGCTGCCTTCAGCAGTGGGGAGCAAGAGCTCTTTGTCCAGTTCTGCACTGTCTTCCTGGAAGACCTTGTTCCTTATTTAAATCGCTGTCTCCAAGTCCTCTTTCCTCCAGCTCAGATCACACAGACCTTAG GCATTCCACCCACTCAGCTCTCCAAGTACGGAAACCTGGGGCACGTGAACGTCAGCGTCGTCCAGGAGCCTCTGGCCTTTATCCTGCCCAAGAGAGAGCCGGTCTTCTGTCTGGACAAGGAGCTAGTCCCGGAGCTCCCGGCTCCAGCGCCAGCACTGCCCCCCGAGGCGCCGAGCCCGGAGCCCGTCAGCCCCGCTGTCCCTGACGCGGGGCAAGAGGAGGTGGAGTCCGCGGGGCCCCCGCAGCCCGACGAGCCTAGTGCGGGTATCTGA
- the NIP7 gene encoding 60S ribosome subunit biogenesis protein NIP7 homolog isoform X4, which produces MRPLTEEETRVMFEKIAKYIGENLQLLVDRPDGTYCFRLHNDRVYYVSEKILKLAANISGDKLVSLGTCFGKFTKTHKFRLHITALDYLAPYAKYKVWIKPGAEQSFLYGNHVLKSGLGRITENTSQYQGVVVYSMADVPLHPQGKKTY; this is translated from the exons ATGCGGCCGCTGACTGAAGAGGAGACCCGAGTAATGTTTGAGAAGATAGCAAAATA CATCGGGGAGAATCTTCAGCTGCTGGTCGACAGGCCCGACGGCACCTACTGTTTCAGGCTGCACAACGACCGGGTGTACTACGTGAG TGAGAAGATTTTGAAGTTGGCCGCCAATATCTCCGGTGACAAGCTGGTGTCGTTGGGAACGTGCTTCGGAAAATTCACCAAGACCCATAAGTTTCGGTTGCACATCACGGCTCTGGATTACCTAGCACCCTATGCCAAG taTAAAGTGTGGATAAAACCTGGAGCAGAGCAGTCCTTCCTGTATGGGAACCATGTGCTGAAATCTGGACTTGGGCGAATCACTGAAAACACTTCTCAGTACCAGGGAGTCGTGGTCTACTCCATGGCAGATGTCCCTCTG CACCCACAGGGGAAAAAGACTTATTGA
- the NIP7 gene encoding 60S ribosome subunit biogenesis protein NIP7 homolog isoform X3: MRPLTEEETRVMFEKIAKYIGENLQLLVDRPDGTYCFRLHNDRVYYVSEKILKLAANISGDKLVSLGTCFGKFTKTHKFRLHITALDYLAPYAKYKVWIKPGAEQSFLYGNHVLKSGLGRITENTSQYQGVVVYSMADVPLFQQRPDDITAVWRHSGCSVAKVKVGDSGIISQ, encoded by the exons ATGCGGCCGCTGACTGAAGAGGAGACCCGAGTAATGTTTGAGAAGATAGCAAAATA CATCGGGGAGAATCTTCAGCTGCTGGTCGACAGGCCCGACGGCACCTACTGTTTCAGGCTGCACAACGACCGGGTGTACTACGTGAG TGAGAAGATTTTGAAGTTGGCCGCCAATATCTCCGGTGACAAGCTGGTGTCGTTGGGAACGTGCTTCGGAAAATTCACCAAGACCCATAAGTTTCGGTTGCACATCACGGCTCTGGATTACCTAGCACCCTATGCCAAG taTAAAGTGTGGATAAAACCTGGAGCAGAGCAGTCCTTCCTGTATGGGAACCATGTGCTGAAATCTGGACTTGGGCGAATCACTGAAAACACTTCTCAGTACCAGGGAGTCGTGGTCTACTCCATGGCAGATGTCCCTCTG TTCCAGCAAAGGCCAGATGACATCACAGCAGTCTGGAGGCACAGTGGCTGCAGTGTCGCTAAGGTGAAGGTCGGAGACAGTGGGATCATTTCCCAGTGA
- the NIP7 gene encoding 60S ribosome subunit biogenesis protein NIP7 homolog isoform X1 gives MRPLTEEETRVMFEKIAKYIGENLQLLVDRPDGTYCFRLHNDRVYYVSEKILKLAANISGDKLVSLGTCFGKFTKTHKFRLHITALDYLAPYAKYKVWIKPGAEQSFLYGNHVLKSGLGRITENTSQYQGVVVYSMADVPLDTRGKTCFIGLLSAQCYSIGEQSTAWKCVETFKWMKSEQETVVRLLHR, from the exons ATGCGGCCGCTGACTGAAGAGGAGACCCGAGTAATGTTTGAGAAGATAGCAAAATA CATCGGGGAGAATCTTCAGCTGCTGGTCGACAGGCCCGACGGCACCTACTGTTTCAGGCTGCACAACGACCGGGTGTACTACGTGAG TGAGAAGATTTTGAAGTTGGCCGCCAATATCTCCGGTGACAAGCTGGTGTCGTTGGGAACGTGCTTCGGAAAATTCACCAAGACCCATAAGTTTCGGTTGCACATCACGGCTCTGGATTACCTAGCACCCTATGCCAAG taTAAAGTGTGGATAAAACCTGGAGCAGAGCAGTCCTTCCTGTATGGGAACCATGTGCTGAAATCTGGACTTGGGCGAATCACTGAAAACACTTCTCAGTACCAGGGAGTCGTGGTCTACTCCATGGCAGATGTCCCTCTG GATACAAGGGGCAAAACCTGTTTCATTGGACTTCTTTCTGCCCAGTGCTACAGCATAGGAGAGCAAAGCACAGCATGGAAGTGTGTAGAAACATTTAAATGGATGAAGAGTGAGCAAGAGACAGTGGTCAGACTCCTCCACAGATAG
- the NIP7 gene encoding 60S ribosome subunit biogenesis protein NIP7 homolog isoform X2 has protein sequence MRPLTEEETRVMFEKIAKYIGENLQLLVDRPDGTYCFRLHNDRVYYVSEKILKLAANISGDKLVSLGTCFGKFTKTHKFRLHITALDYLAPYAKYKVWIKPGAEQSFLYGNHVLKSGLGRITENTSQYQGVVVYSMADVPLGFGVAAKSTQDCRKVDPMAIVVFHQADIGEYVRHEETLT, from the exons ATGCGGCCGCTGACTGAAGAGGAGACCCGAGTAATGTTTGAGAAGATAGCAAAATA CATCGGGGAGAATCTTCAGCTGCTGGTCGACAGGCCCGACGGCACCTACTGTTTCAGGCTGCACAACGACCGGGTGTACTACGTGAG TGAGAAGATTTTGAAGTTGGCCGCCAATATCTCCGGTGACAAGCTGGTGTCGTTGGGAACGTGCTTCGGAAAATTCACCAAGACCCATAAGTTTCGGTTGCACATCACGGCTCTGGATTACCTAGCACCCTATGCCAAG taTAAAGTGTGGATAAAACCTGGAGCAGAGCAGTCCTTCCTGTATGGGAACCATGTGCTGAAATCTGGACTTGGGCGAATCACTGAAAACACTTCTCAGTACCAGGGAGTCGTGGTCTACTCCATGGCAGATGTCCCTCTG GGTTTTGGGGTGGCAGCAAAGTCCACACAAGACTGCAGGAAAGTAGACCCCATGGCGATTGTGGTATTTCATCAAGCAGACATTGGGGAATATGTGCGGCACGAAGAGACATTGACTTAA
- the TMED6 gene encoding transmembrane emp24 domain-containing protein 6, translating into MFPLLFGAGLVVLNLVSSARSQKTEPLSSNGDQPLFRGADRHDFAIVIPPGSTECFWQFAHQTGYFYFSYEVQRTLGMSHDRHVAATAHTPQGFLIQTSKNVRGQINFSTHETGFYQLCLANQQNRFGSVQVYLNFGVFYEGPEMDHKENERKQLNDTLDAIEESTRKVHYNIFHMWRHYNFARMRKTADFFLLQSNYNYVNWWSTAQSLVIVLSGILQLYFLKRLFNIPMTTETQKPRC; encoded by the exons ATGTTCCCTTTGCTCTTTGGGGCTGGACTGGTGGTTCTGAACCTAGTGAGCTCTGCTAGGAGCCAGAAGACAGAACCCCTTAGTAGCAATGGGGACCAGCCCCTCTTCCGTGGAGCAGATCGACACGACTTTGCCATTGTGATCCCTCCAGGAAGCACAGAATGCTTCTGGCAATTTGCCCACCAGACTGGCTACTTCTATTTCAGTTATGAG GTTCAGCGGACACTAGGAATGTCACATGACCGGCATGTTGCTGCCACTGCACATACCCCACAGGGTTTCCTTATACAGACCTCTAAGAATGTTCGGGGCCAGATTAACTTCTCTACCCACGAGacag GTTTTTATCAGCTTTGTCTAGCAAACCAGCAAAACCGCTTTGGTTCCGTGCAAGTATACCTCAATTTTGGAGTCTTCTATGAGGGGCCTGAGATGGACCACAaggagaatgaaagaaaacaactgaATGATACTCTGGATGCAATTGAG GAGAGCACACGAAAGGTGCATTACAATATCTTTCACATGTGGCGACACTACAACTTTGCTCGCATGAGAAAAACAGCTgactttttccttctccaatcaaaCTATAACTATGTGAATTGGTGGTCAACAGCCCAGAGCCTTGTCATTGTTCTTTCTGGGATCCTGCAGCTGTATTTCTTGAAGCGTCTCTTCAATATCCCAATGACGACAGAAACACAAAAGCCAAGATGCTAA